One Streptomyces coeruleorubidus DNA segment encodes these proteins:
- a CDS encoding LacI family DNA-binding transcriptional regulator, with translation MGNDMVSKGRVTIREVAERAGVSTATASRALSGNHPVPPATRARVLRAARDLDYVANAHARALVGGGRKMAAVVVRQVTSPFYAQVAEGVEAEAADRGWLCVVGATGGDAQREMEFVQLMREEGARLVILVGGVVEDDAYRERVAHYAHALDSSGARLVLCGRPAPDPEIPALVVEFDNEAGARAITAHLLSAGHRRIVFLGGLPGNTALDARVAGYRAALAEHGLPPEAAHVVDCGLGRAAGHRAMTELLKSAREFTAVFAGDDMVAAGALRAIADTGLGVPGDISVVGYNDIPLAEDFNPPLTTVRTPAEELGRAAVRIALRDPEHAAGAHHLLGTHIVVRDSVGAPPPGRAL, from the coding sequence ATGGGGAACGACATGGTGTCCAAGGGACGGGTCACGATCCGCGAGGTCGCCGAGCGGGCGGGCGTGTCGACGGCCACCGCCTCCCGCGCGCTCAGCGGCAACCACCCGGTGCCCCCGGCGACCCGGGCCCGGGTGCTGCGCGCGGCCCGCGACCTCGACTACGTGGCCAACGCGCACGCCCGCGCCCTGGTCGGCGGCGGCCGCAAGATGGCCGCCGTCGTGGTCCGCCAGGTCACCAGCCCCTTCTACGCCCAGGTCGCCGAGGGCGTGGAGGCGGAGGCCGCCGACCGCGGCTGGCTCTGCGTGGTCGGCGCCACCGGCGGCGACGCACAGCGCGAGATGGAGTTCGTGCAGCTCATGCGGGAGGAGGGCGCCCGGCTGGTGATCCTGGTCGGCGGAGTCGTCGAGGACGACGCCTACCGGGAACGCGTCGCCCACTACGCCCACGCACTCGACTCCTCCGGAGCCCGGCTGGTGCTCTGCGGCCGGCCCGCGCCCGACCCGGAGATCCCCGCGCTCGTCGTCGAGTTCGACAACGAGGCCGGGGCCCGCGCCATCACCGCCCATCTGCTGTCGGCAGGCCACCGCAGGATCGTCTTCCTCGGCGGACTGCCCGGCAACACCGCCCTCGACGCCCGCGTCGCCGGCTACCGGGCCGCCCTCGCCGAGCACGGGCTCCCGCCCGAGGCCGCACACGTCGTCGACTGCGGCCTCGGCCGGGCCGCCGGCCATCGCGCGATGACCGAACTCCTCAAGTCAGCACGGGAGTTCACCGCGGTCTTCGCCGGGGACGACATGGTCGCCGCCGGCGCCCTGCGCGCCATCGCCGACACCGGACTCGGCGTCCCCGGCGACATCTCCGTCGTCGGCTACAACGACATCCCGCTCGCCGAGGACTTCAACCCGCCCCTCACCACCGTCCGCACGCCCGCGGAGGAACTCGGCCGCGCCGCCGTGCGCATCGCGCTGCGCGACCCCGAGCACGCCGCCGGGGCCCACCATCTGCTCGGCACCCACATCGTCGTACGCGACAGCGTCGGCGCGCCCCCGCCCGGGCGCGCCCTGTGA
- a CDS encoding extracellular solute-binding protein, translating into MPRMSRRTLLRSMAVGGAAVSVPGLLTACSSDSGDSDVSNAGKKLAPWPAYRPAAGPEPDLAPTDAGVQAGYTAYPSDLVKSVSRTPGDGSTVRVMTVSFGTPPKPASQNRFWAAVEKALGVKIEYTIISQADYQKKMATVMAGDADALPDIINMFAGFTLPREAQFVQRRAQDLTPYLSGDAIADYPNLAGIPTHAWRDMGRIGGRIYGIPLERPLPGSTLWINQDMFADAGMKEGWTAEDFTAVARRGTRGKTYMLGAANGSLFGNAFHSAAHNAPQRWAVTKDGTFLPAWADERYKASIAFQTQLRKNGSYHPDATSISQIDLTTLYYNGTVGSMQDGFGAYLPKYRESKGKMSPAAALPYSVGGEPGAIVAARRSFGYTVLKKARKERIELLLRILDYLAAPFGSQEWELVHYGVEGVHFTRGKDGSPEFTKLGEVENNTNLPLKYLAEGPQVLFVPGMPDAVRALHAWQREVVPHAIRDASFGLQSATNNSQGATLKTFLDDTVTGIIAGRLPLTEWDAAVKKWRSRGGDRMAEEYAKDYAANT; encoded by the coding sequence ATGCCCCGCATGTCCCGACGCACCCTCCTGCGCTCCATGGCGGTGGGCGGCGCCGCCGTCTCCGTCCCCGGTCTGCTGACCGCGTGCTCCTCGGACTCCGGCGACAGCGACGTCTCCAACGCCGGCAAGAAGCTCGCCCCCTGGCCGGCCTACCGGCCCGCCGCCGGGCCCGAGCCCGACCTGGCCCCCACCGACGCAGGTGTCCAGGCCGGCTACACCGCCTACCCGTCCGACCTGGTCAAGTCGGTCTCCCGCACCCCGGGCGACGGCTCCACCGTCCGCGTCATGACCGTCTCCTTCGGCACCCCGCCCAAGCCCGCCTCGCAGAACCGCTTCTGGGCGGCCGTGGAGAAGGCCCTCGGCGTGAAGATCGAGTACACGATCATCTCGCAGGCCGACTACCAGAAGAAGATGGCGACGGTCATGGCCGGCGACGCCGACGCCCTGCCCGACATCATCAACATGTTCGCCGGCTTCACCCTGCCCCGCGAGGCGCAGTTCGTGCAGCGCCGCGCCCAGGACCTCACGCCGTACCTGTCGGGCGACGCGATCGCCGACTACCCCAACCTCGCGGGCATCCCCACCCACGCCTGGCGCGACATGGGCCGCATCGGGGGCCGCATCTACGGCATCCCGCTGGAGCGCCCGCTGCCCGGCTCCACCCTCTGGATCAACCAGGACATGTTCGCCGACGCGGGCATGAAGGAGGGCTGGACCGCCGAGGACTTCACCGCCGTGGCCAGGCGGGGAACCCGCGGGAAGACATACATGCTCGGCGCCGCCAACGGCTCCCTGTTCGGCAACGCCTTCCACTCCGCCGCCCACAACGCGCCCCAGCGCTGGGCCGTCACCAAGGACGGCACCTTCCTGCCGGCCTGGGCCGACGAACGCTACAAGGCGTCGATCGCCTTCCAGACCCAGCTGCGCAAGAACGGCTCCTACCACCCCGACGCCACGTCCATCTCCCAGATCGACCTGACGACCCTCTACTACAACGGCACCGTCGGCTCCATGCAGGACGGGTTCGGCGCCTACCTGCCCAAGTACCGGGAGTCCAAGGGCAAGATGAGCCCCGCCGCGGCCCTGCCGTACAGCGTCGGCGGCGAGCCCGGCGCCATCGTCGCCGCCCGCCGCTCCTTCGGCTACACCGTCCTGAAGAAGGCCAGGAAGGAGCGCATCGAACTGCTGCTGCGCATCCTCGACTACCTCGCCGCACCCTTCGGCAGTCAGGAGTGGGAACTCGTCCACTACGGCGTCGAGGGCGTGCACTTCACCCGTGGCAAGGACGGCTCGCCCGAGTTCACCAAGCTCGGCGAGGTGGAGAACAACACCAACCTGCCGCTGAAGTACCTCGCCGAAGGCCCCCAGGTGCTGTTCGTGCCCGGCATGCCCGACGCCGTGCGCGCCCTGCACGCCTGGCAGCGCGAGGTCGTGCCGCACGCCATCCGCGACGCCTCCTTCGGGCTCCAGTCCGCGACGAACAACTCCCAGGGCGCCACCCTCAAGACGTTCCTGGACGACACCGTCACCGGCATCATCGCCGGACGGCTGCCGCTGACCGAATGGGACGCGGCGGTGAAGAAGTGGCGGAGCCGGGGCGGCGACAGAATGGCCGAGGAGTACGCGAAGGACTACGCGGCCAACACCTGA
- a CDS encoding carbohydrate ABC transporter permease produces the protein MSASARPGWMEKPRPLTQAAKALALAAVVLLVCVPFLVIVSTSLASTQEVVDNGGWVLWPSEPTLDAYRDIFDGGIVTHALGVSAGVTIVGTLLSLACTVTLAYALSRPGVFGGKPVLLLVLFTFLFPPGMIPSFLLVKELGLLDSYASLVLPVLVNVFNLVVLRGFFQSVPEELYEAARLDGAGDWRVLVSVVLPLSKAALAVVGLFYAVAYWNSWFYASLYLESDHWPLQQVLRTYVVAGAGLTDATTGEATVTAPQTVQMAVLVIATVPILLVYPFLQKYFTKGVLTGAIKS, from the coding sequence GTGAGCGCGTCCGCCCGGCCCGGCTGGATGGAGAAGCCCCGGCCGCTCACCCAGGCCGCGAAGGCCCTCGCCCTCGCCGCGGTCGTGCTGCTGGTGTGCGTGCCGTTCCTGGTGATCGTGTCGACCTCGCTGGCGTCCACCCAGGAGGTCGTCGACAACGGCGGCTGGGTGCTGTGGCCCAGCGAGCCCACGCTCGACGCCTACCGCGACATCTTCGACGGCGGCATCGTCACCCACGCCCTCGGCGTCAGCGCGGGCGTGACGATCGTCGGCACCCTGCTCAGCCTCGCCTGCACGGTGACCCTGGCCTACGCGCTGTCCCGTCCGGGCGTCTTCGGCGGCAAACCGGTCCTGCTGCTGGTGCTGTTCACGTTCCTCTTCCCGCCCGGCATGATCCCGAGCTTCCTGCTCGTCAAGGAACTCGGCCTGCTCGACTCGTACGCCTCGCTCGTGCTCCCCGTCCTGGTCAACGTGTTCAACCTGGTCGTCCTGCGCGGCTTCTTCCAGTCGGTCCCCGAGGAGCTGTACGAGGCGGCCCGGCTGGACGGGGCGGGGGACTGGCGGGTGCTGGTGTCGGTGGTGCTGCCGCTGTCCAAGGCCGCGCTCGCCGTCGTCGGCCTGTTCTACGCCGTCGCCTACTGGAACTCCTGGTTCTACGCCTCGCTCTACCTGGAGAGCGACCACTGGCCGCTCCAGCAGGTGCTGCGCACCTATGTGGTGGCCGGTGCCGGACTCACCGACGCGACCACCGGCGAGGCCACCGTCACCGCTCCGCAGACCGTGCAGATGGCGGTGCTCGTGATCGCCACCGTACCGATCCTGCTCGTCTACCCGTTCCTGCAGAAGTACTTCACCAAGGGCGTGCTCACCGGCGCCATCAAGAGCTGA